ACGGGCTACACGCTCGCGTCCGGCGGCAAGGACGGCGGCGACCTGACCGGCGTCGTGTGGGGTGCCTTCGGCGGCGGCAACGGCGGTGGATTCGACAGCCCGATCATCTTCATGGGCGGCCAGTTCGCGGCCTGGCCCGAGGGCGTCCAGCAGTAACCCGACTTTCCCGGAGCGGCGGGGGCGCGCGTCGTCCCCGCCGTCTCCGCTTCTCGCCGGTCGAGCAGCAAAGGGTTCGAGACCGCCGGAACGCCGAGCGACGCAGGAGACACGGCGGTGGACGGGCTCAGGGAGCGGATCGGCATGAGAGTCTCGATGAGATCTAGAGGCGGGCGACGGCAACGGGGATTCACGCTGATCGAGCTGCTGGTGGTCCTCGTGATCCTGGCCATCGTGGTCAGCATCGGGATCGTGGCTCTCATGAACGCGCTGGACAAGTCGAGGCAAAGGGCTACCATGGCGGACATGCGGACCATCTCGAAGGGGATCGAGATCTACTCCGTCGACCACGGCCACCTGCCGTCGGACGGCGGGGGGATCACGGGCCTCCAGGCGGTCCTGACCCCCTACGAGAGCAGCGTCATTCCGGCGAACGACGCGTGGGGCCACCTCTACAGCTACTCCCGCGACGACCTCGGGAACTACACGCTCGCGTCGTTCGGCAAGGACGGTGTCGCCGGCGCGGCGATCACGGTTGCCACCCGCGACGACTTCGAGCGGGACATCGTCCTCGTGAATGGCCAGTTCGTGGCCGCTCCCCAGTAGCCGCGAACCGGCGATGGCCTCGCCGGGAGCGGTGGTCCGTCCCGCCTGCCTCATTCTCCCCATCCTGGTCGTCCTGCTGCCGCTCCTGCCCCCCGAGACCCGCGGCGAATCGATGGCCGGGACCGCCGCGCTCATCGCCCTTCTCGCGCTCCTGGTCCGCCCCGCCGAGGGCGACGCCCCGCGCGCGCTCCTGCTGGGGCTCGCGCTCTCCGCCGCCAGCGCGACGTTCCTCTATCCGGCCTCGGCCGCCGGGCCGCTGGTCGTGGCGATCCTCGCCGCGGCGGTCGGGATCCACTCCGCAGCCCTCCCGAGCGCGTTCCTTACGGGCCCCGTCGTTCCGGCCGCGCTGGCGGGGGCGGGTGCCTGGGTGTCGCTCCACGCGGTAGTCCAGAAGATCTGGGGGCTCCGAGTTCTCGCCGAGCAGGTCCGGTCGAGCCACGGCGTCCCCGATCGCGACGCGATCCTCTCGCGACTCGCGGAAGGGCGGGCGTTCGCGAACTTCCCGACGCCGGCCGCACTCGGCGGATTCCTGGGCATCGCGCTCCCGGTGACCCTGGGCCTGGCGTTCCGATCGGGCCGCCGTGCAAGAATCTTCGTGCTCGCCGCGGGGGTGCTCGAG
The Terriglobia bacterium genome window above contains:
- a CDS encoding type II secretion system protein GspG, with the protein product MRSRGGRRQRGFTLIELLVVLVILAIVVSIGIVALMNALDKSRQRATMADMRTISKGIEIYSVDHGHLPSDGGGITGLQAVLTPYESSVIPANDAWGHLYSYSRDDLGNYTLASFGKDGVAGAAITVATRDDFERDIVLVNGQFVAAPQ